The genome window TCCTTGGCCGAGCCGAGGCGCGTGGCGTCGTAGAGCGCGAGCACGTCGTTGGGGTGAACGCCCTTCGCGTAGTCGCCGAGCGCACCCTGGAGCTTCCCGCGCGGAATCTCCGGCGCGACGTAGAGCCCGTGCTGTGGCGCGTGAGGGAGGTACTCGCGGACGAGAGCGTTCATTGGCGTGATTAGCGAAAGTAGAAAGGAGTCACATCGCGCTCGCCTCGCATGATGCGCACGACAGCGATACCGGCACGCTCGTCCAGGGCTTCATAGTAGATCACGTAGGGGCGTACGACAAAGCTGCGGAGGTCGCGGCGAAGATCCTCACGCGCACGCCCCATCAGGGGTTGCTCGGCAAGCAGCACCGTCGTGTCATAGAGGCTACGGACGAGCGTATCAGCCTTGTCGCGGCCTGCCGACTGGACCACATAGTTCCAGATAGCTTCGAGATCGTCCTCGGCAGCTTGGCGGAACTGGACACGCGGGGTCATGCCCCTTCCGAAGCTGCCTCCTGCTTCGCGTGCATCCGAGCCAGAAAGGCGTCCGGGTCGAAGTCGCGCGGTGGTCCGCTATCGATGCCGCGCTGGATCTCTTCACGCAGATCGCTCAACTTGGCCTCGCGGTGCCGGTCCTGCGCTTCGAGCAGCCGCAGAGCCTCGCGCACGACCTCGCTCGCCGAGGCGTAGAGCCCCGTTTCCACGCGGGTCTTGATGAATGCCTCTAGTTGCGGCGTGAGCGATACGTTCATAGCAGATCCTGAGCTTTCCTATGGCTAGCGAGAAATGTCAATCTTTGCTACCGGGGCTAGGTTCCATGCTGCGGCGCGCGGGGGAGGTACTCGCGGACGAGAGATTGCATGGGTGTCAGCTATCGGCTGAGGGCTCTCGGTCGAATGTGAGATAGTCCACGCGCTCAAAGTCTGGGACGCTACGTACAACCCGTCCCTGAACGTACAGCCCAAAACCAGGATTCTCTAGAAGAACCGTCTGGCCGGGCTTCGTCGGACGATTGTCCCAGAAGTAGGGTCCTTTCAAACCGATGTCGCAGGCGTCTCTGGCCTTCAAGAAATCGTCCAGAAGAGTGGAGTGGTGAACACCCTCGATAGACGGAGCCGAGCGAGTAG of Bacteroidota bacterium contains these proteins:
- a CDS encoding type II toxin-antitoxin system RelE/ParE family toxin, whose protein sequence is MTPRVQFRQAAEDDLEAIWNYVVQSAGRDKADTLVRSLYDTTVLLAEQPLMGRAREDLRRDLRSFVVRPYVIYYEALDERAGIAVVRIMRGERDVTPFYFR
- a CDS encoding type II toxin-antitoxin system ParD family antitoxin, which produces MNVSLTPQLEAFIKTRVETGLYASASEVVREALRLLEAQDRHREAKLSDLREEIQRGIDSGPPRDFDPDAFLARMHAKQEAASEGA